From Drosophila busckii strain San Diego stock center, stock number 13000-0081.31 unplaced genomic scaffold, ASM1175060v1 chrUn_07, whole genome shotgun sequence, one genomic window encodes:
- the LOC108600938 gene encoding uncharacterized protein LOC108600938, with amino-acid sequence MRCLLLRILGALMGFDFVCCNLLNDNYEVVGMACANNEEVSCMIADCPTSEHCPAANFCYNPKCVCRRGFRKVEGRCVKRHATPLLKQESINSALLRTYYN; translated from the exons atgcgctgcttgttgcttcGCATTCTCGGTGCTCTCATGGGCTTCGACtttgtttgttgcaatttattaaatg ACAATTATGAAGTTGTTGGCATGGCATGTGCTAACAACGAGGAAGTAAGCTGCATGATCGCTGACTGCCCCACTAGTGAGCACTGTCCAGCAGCCAACTTTTGCTATAATCCAAAGTGCGTATGTCGGCGAGGGTTTCGCAAGGTGGAAGGTCGTTGTGTGAAAAGACATGCAACGCCTTTGCTGAAACAGGAGTCTATAAACTCAGCTCTGTTGCGTACATactataattga